The following coding sequences are from one Lolium rigidum isolate FL_2022 chromosome 6, APGP_CSIRO_Lrig_0.1, whole genome shotgun sequence window:
- the LOC124664605 gene encoding putative pentatricopeptide repeat-containing protein At3g15200: MPPAPAYAVLAAAFRTKIPTSVTRCLGVLASRTAAVRPNALEAFPRASSPPSSHSSLLPRGYAQASPRLCHTSAQEGPYNVCAGEVLRVLKSCDADADLGNDLRRFAGEMDEDVVLKVLQKQRSNWQVALSFFNWAAGLPAYAHGPRTYTEMLDILGRMKKVRLMRQVFDEIPEERRGPVVTNRMFAVLLNRYAGAHKVQEAIEMFYKRGEYGFEVDLVGFQILLMSLCRYKHVEEAEALFLLKKDEFPPVIKSWNIILNGWCVKGSLADAKRVWNQIIASKLKPDLFTYGTFINALTKAGKLSTAVELFTSMWEKGINPDVAICNCIIDQLCFKKKIPEALEIFREMNDRGCQADVATYNTLIKHFSKIRRTEKVYELLDDMEQKGCCPNNMTYTYILKTTEKPRDVISLIQRMEESGCRLDSDTYNLILNLYVSMKYEKGVQQVWEEMERNGSGPDQRSFTIMVHGLHSQGKLDQALDYYTTMKSRGMTPEPRTRILVKAIHMKKDEPATEDRSPSRAGKYLKLDRRSGLFHVHK, translated from the exons atgccgccggcgccggcgtacgCCGTGCTCGCCGCCGCCTTCAGGACTAAAATCCCCACATCCG ttaCTAGGTGTCTCGGCGTCCTCGCCTCTCGCACGGCAGCTGTTCGGCCCAATGCGTTAGAGGCATTTCCTCGCGCATCCTCTCCTCCAAGCTCTCATTCAAGCCTTCTTCCAAGAGGATATGCTCAAGCGTCACCAAGACTCTGCCACACCAGCGCTCAGGAAGGCCCCTACAACGTCTGTGCCGGCGAAGTCCTGCGGGTCCTCAAGTCCTGCGATGCTGACGCAGACCTCGGCAACGACCTCCGACGGTTCGCCGGTGAGATGGACGAGGACGTCGTCCTCAAAGTGCTGCAGAAGCAGAGGTCCAACTGGCAGGTGGCGCTGTCGTTCTTCAACTGGGCGGCGGGGCTGCCTGCGTACGCCCATGGCCCAAGGACCTACACCGAGATGCTCGACATCCTCGGGCGGATGAAGAAGGTCAGGCTGATGAGGCAGGTTTTCGACGAGATCCCCGAGGAGCGCCGCGGGCCTGTCGTGACCAACAGGATGTTTGCGGTCCTGCTGAACCGGTACGCGGGGGCGCACAAGGTGCAGGAGGCGATCGAGATGTTCTACAAGAGGGGGGAGTACGGGTTCGAGGTCGACTTGGTTGGGTTCCAGATACTACTGATGTCGCTTTGCCGGTACAAGCATGTCGAGGAGGCGGAGGCCCTCTTTCTCCTGAAGAAAGACGAGTTCCCTCCTGTCATAAAGAGCTGGAACATCATTCTCAACGGTTGGTGTGTCAAGGGAAGCCTGGCTGATGCTAAAAGGGTTTGGAACCAGATCATCGCATCCAAGCTCAAGCCGGACCTGTTCACGTATGGCACCTTCATAAATGCGCTGACCAAAGCTGGCAAACTTAGCACGGCAGTGGAACTGTTTACGAGCATGTGGGAGAAAGGAATCAACCCCGACGTGGCGATCTGCAACTGTATCATCGACCAATTGTGCTTCAAGAAAAAGATTCCAGAAGCACTTGAGATCTTTCGTGAGATGAATGACCGTGGTTGTCAAGCAGATGTGGCTACCTACAACACTTTGATTAAACACTTCTCTAAAATAAGGCGGACGGAGAAAGTTTATGAGCTTCTGGATGATATGGAGCAGAAGGGATGCTGTCCAAACAATATGACATACACCTACATTCTGAAGACCACTGAGAAACCGAGAGATGTTATTAGTTTGATTCAGAGGATGGAGGAATCAGGTTGTAGGTTGGACTCTGACACCTATAACCTTATATTGAACCTTTATGTCAGCATGAAATATGAAAAGGGGGTACAACAAGTATGGGAGGAGATGGAGAGGAATGGCTCAGGTCCTGATCAGAGATCATTTACTATCATGGTTCATGGGCTTCATTCCCAGGGAAAGCTGGACCAGGCTTTGGATTATTACACGACAATGAAGTCAAGAGGGATGACTCCAGAACCAAGAACTAGGATATTGGTGAAAGCAATACATATGAAGAAAGATGAGCCCGCCACTGAAGACCGGTCTCCAAGTAGGGCCGGGAAGTATCTGAAACTGGATCGACGATCAGGACTATTCCATGTTCATAAGTAG